A window of Populus trichocarpa isolate Nisqually-1 chromosome 17, P.trichocarpa_v4.1, whole genome shotgun sequence genomic DNA:
CCCCTATGGAAGAAGTGTCTTCCACGCTCTTAAAGTAGCGAATAgcgcttcttcttcttccttctttttttttttccatctctcACCTACCATattaaactctctctctctctctgttttatttaatttttggatttttttttataaggaactctttcttctctttcagagtgttgtacaaaaaaaaaaaaaaaagtttcggATTagttgtaaaaagaaaaaagagttggAAGCCCCGAGGCCACAAATTAAGCAAATTGAACTTGTCTGGTTTGGGTTAGGTGGCAAcagcaagagagagaaaagatcgATCGATCAAgaattgagaaaaacaaaagaaatggaTGACATGCTATGCGATGAGCTGCTTCAAGAAATATTTACAAGAATACCGAAATCATTACCACCACCACCGTCATCAGCTTCAGCAGCATCGGTATCCTTGGTCTCTAAGCGGTGGCTCCACCTCTACCGGACCTCAAaaacctctctttctctcagaCTTAACCCTGATGATTCCACAATTTCCTCTCTGACTTCTGTCCTCTCTCACTacccttttctctcttctctatctctcttccttctctccTCTGACCCCACAGTACCTGCTACCATAACTTCCCCTCCAGCTTTCTATGATCGTCTTCTCTTTATAGTCTCCGCTTTTTGCTCCAGTCTTAAACACCTCAGGTTCTTGGCTGGTCCTGTCTCACaatcttctctcttctctctctctaattctTGCACCTTTTTGAACTCTCTCACTATCTCTCTCTATAGGCCTCTCTATTTTAACTgggttgtttccttttcttgctTAAAGGAGCTGTCCGTCTATGTATCTGGCTTTTATGGAGTTGATGATTGCAATAGAGAATCTGGCTTCTGTATAAATGAAGAGCTTGACGCTGAATTGGGCTTAGAGAGTCTTTTTTTGTCGGGGATTGGAGGAGAAGATTATGGTGTTGGTTGGTTGTGGAGGAGCAGCAAAAGGCTCAAGAAATTGAAGCTAAAGAGCTGCGAAGGTATTGGTGATGGAGGGTCCTTTTTGTCATTTGCTAAGTGCTTGAAGGGTCTCCAAGAAGTGGAGATAAGGGCTTGTCGGAGTATAGTTAATGGGGTTTTGTTAAAATTGGCAGAGAATTGTGATTCCTTGTATTCTCTATTGGTTTATGATGGTGGTAATAGAGAGGGCTTACATCACTTCATTAGCAGCTGCAGGTGTGATTTGCAAAAACTCGATTTCCGATTACCTTTGGACCTGAGGAATGATCATCTCTCAGCTATCGGACTGAATTTTAGGGGTCTCTCAACTCTTAGGCTCCAAAGTTGTTGTCTGGTGAGTGGTGAAGGGCTCAAGGCTCTTGGGATAGCATTGAATTCAGGCCTTGAAGAACTGGCATTGATTAACTGTGATGTTGTTGAAAGGGAATCCGGATTGCTTGCCACATTAGGACAGCATACAAGGCAATTAAAGAAACTGGACTTGTCTTATAATGAGTTTTTGCTCGATAAGGAGTTCATCTCCATGCTAGTTTCTTGTAattgtttgattgaattgaatttaaggCGGTGTGCAGGAC
This region includes:
- the LOC7496642 gene encoding F-box/LRR-repeat protein 4, encoding MDDMLCDELLQEIFTRIPKSLPPPPSSASAASVSLVSKRWLHLYRTSKTSLSLRLNPDDSTISSLTSVLSHYPFLSSLSLFLLSSDPTVPATITSPPAFYDRLLFIVSAFCSSLKHLRFLAGPVSQSSLFSLSNSCTFLNSLTISLYRPLYFNWVVSFSCLKELSVYVSGFYGVDDCNRESGFCINEELDAELGLESLFLSGIGGEDYGVGWLWRSSKRLKKLKLKSCEGIGDGGSFLSFAKCLKGLQEVEIRACRSIVNGVLLKLAENCDSLYSLLVYDGGNREGLHHFISSCRCDLQKLDFRLPLDLRNDHLSAIGLNFRGLSTLRLQSCCLVSGEGLKALGIALNSGLEELALINCDVVERESGLLATLGQHTRQLKKLDLSYNEFLLDKEFISMLVSCNCLIELNLRRCAGLTTVSMVSMFKNCRKLQSVDIMHCDGIGAEAVELFVLNSPQLRGLQVEENKVSDVARSWASHKLIQIVS